A window of Candidatus Caldatribacterium sp. genomic DNA:
GACACTGCCTTCGATATCTCCTCTTTTCTCCTTGTTTTCCTTAATCTTACCATATCCTCGCAAAATTCGCCACCACCAGCCCCCTTTTGTGGTATCCTTACCGGGAAAGGAGAGAGGCACTGTGGAGAAGAATGCGACCATCTTCAGGGAACGCAAGGGGTACACCATCTTCCGCATCTTCCTGAAACCGGACCTCCCTGCCCTCTTCCTCCTTCCCCAAACTCCTCCTCCCCACCCTGCTCTCTTCTTCCTCCACCACTACCGGGGATCGAAGGAGAACCTCGTCTTTTTCGCCTCTGAGGCGGCGCAGAGGGGCTTTGCCGTTTTGGCCATCGACATGGAGTACCACGGGGAGCGGAGCGTAAACGGCCGGGACATTCTCTCCACGGACCTTGAGGACGACCACCGGGCCTTCCTGCGCACCTTCGAGTATTCGCTCCTTGCCCTCCGGTTCCTCGAAACCCACGAGGAAATCCGAAGGAAAGAAATCTTCTTCCTCGGGGTGAGCCTTGGGGCCCTCGTGGGCACAGTCGTCTCTGCGCTCTACGGGAAGTTCAGGGGGATTGCCCTTGTCGTTGGCGGAGGGAACATCGAGATTCTCTTTGCCGAGAGCATGCTCGACTCCATTGTGAACATCCGCTACGACCTCCAGAAAAAGGGGGTGCCAATCCGGGACGTTGCCCGGGCCTTTCGGGACCTCGACCCCCTGCACGCGGCAGGGAAAATCACCGCCACTCCCGTTTTCCTCTTCAACGCCACCCAGGACACCATTGTTCCGGCGGAATGCACCCTGGAGCTCTACCGGGCCCTTTCCGCCCCGAAGGAAATCCAGTGGTTCCACGCCGAGCACAACCTCTTCTACCTTCCCCGCTACCGCATTCCCCAGAGGGTTCTCGAGCGCTTCGTCGTCCTGCGGGAGTAAAAAGAGGGCCAAAAAAGAACCATGGGCTCCAACGAACCATCCGGTGTTTCAGGAGGCATTCCGCCTCTTCCGCAGGTTTTGCTCCTTGCCTCCTCGCTTGGGGAGGGTCTGGAGCTACCCGCCACCTTCCGATTCCTCGGAACCCATGGTAATTGTAGAATACAACGGGTCCCCCTCCCTGTCAAGGGGGGTGGAAAAAATTTTTGTGTAGATCGACCAGAGTTTCGTTCACAGTACCTTCCCCCCTTGCAAAACCCTTCTCGTCTACAAAACCAGGTAGAATAGAGAGGGTTTAAAAAACCCGTAAAGGAAGGAGGGAATGAACCCTGGCGCTCATCCTGGTGGTTCAGGAACACTGGGCTTCACACCACCACTTCGACCTTCGCCTTGAACGGAACGGGATGCTGAAGAGCTGGGCAGTACCTCGAGGCATACCCCAAAAACCTGGGGAACGGAGACTGGCTATCGCTGTGGAGGACCACGCCCTTGAGTACGCGGATTTCGAAGGAGAAATCGTAGAGGGCTACGGCAAGGGGAAGGTCGCCATCTGGGACAGGGGGTTCTACATCCCTGAAAAGTGGGAAGAAGGAGAAATCCTCTTTGAGGCTAAAGGCGTAAAAATGCAGGGTAGGTACGCCCTCATCCACACCCAGGGCGATCAGTGGCTGCTCGTAAAAAGAAAGGAAAAAGCGTAGCTTTTGTGCTAACATAGGTGAGAAAGGAGGTGAGCAAATGCTTAGAAAAGCCGTACCGGTTGTCCTGGTCCTTCTTGTGCTCTTTGCGAGTTCCTGCACCGTCAACCTGGAGAACGTGCAGAGGATTACCTATACCCTTCGGGTGGAAGAAGAAGGAACCACAAAGGAGGGGCGTCTTGAAATGGAATCCAAGCAACTCGACGAGGAAAACTACGAGGTACAGGTAAACTTCACCATGGATGGGGAGGGCTTCACCACAACCTTCAAGACTCAAAAGGGTAACCTCCAGGAAGCAATTGCTCCAATTGTGCTTGCCAACCCTGCCCTTGCCGGAATAGGGGCTGCTCTTTCGGTTGCCCAGATGTTCCTTGTCCCTCCCCTTCTTGAGGGGGAAAAGTTCACAGAAGGTTTCCAGTGGAAGCAAAAGAGCGAAGAAGGAGAGACGGAGGTAACGGTTCTTTCTGCCGAGACCCGCTTTGAGAGAGAAGCCCTCTGGATAGAAGTGAAACAGAACGGCACAACAATGGCTCGGGTACTCCTCACCAAAGAGGGCTACTTCCCCCTTGTCGTCGATCTTCAGGACCCGGAGAAAGAGGGGAATCGCTTCTTCGTCGAGGTAAAGGAAGTAACCTGGAAGTAAGCCAAAAGGCACCGAAGGGGAATAAACTCCCTCTCCGATGGGTCTACAATGTAATGCTTGAATGAAAGAGGTGTAAGACATGAAGTCCATTATGCTCTATGCGCTGAGTACCTGTCCTTTCTGCAAGATGGCCAAGCGGTTCTTCGAAAGCCAGGGCATTGCGTACCAGTCGGTGGACGTTGATCTCCTTCCTGAACCGGAGAAGGAGAAAACCGTTGCCGAGGTCCAGCGTATCTCGGGGAGGAGGGCTTTCCCGGTCATTGTCATTGGCGAAGAAGTCATCGTAGGATACGATGAGCTCCGTATTAAGGAGGCACTCAAGAAATGAATGCCGAGCGGATTCTTTGCCCTGTATGCCAGGTTGCCTTCCCTCTCAAGGAAGAAAAAGTTCCGGGAAAGAAAATCGTCTGCCCTGTCTGTGGGGCGGTTCTCACCCTTGAGAACGAAAGCGGAGCCTGGGTCCTCAGGCGACCAAAGGACATGACCCCAGAAGAGGAAATCCGCGCCCGGGTGGAGAACTTCGCCCGGCTCAGGAACTACCGCTTCAACGAGATGAAAGAACCGCTCATCGAAGCCCTTCTCAAAAAGTACGAGCGTTACGGAGATTTCTACTGTCCTTGCAAAATCGACAACATCCCCGAGAACATTTGTCCCTGCCTTGAAACCCGCCAGGGAAGCGTCGAACGGGACGGCCGCTGCCACTGCGGGCTCTTCTGGAAGGAGGCGTAGTTCAGTGCTTCGGGGGATTCGCTGGCTTTCCGGAATCCTCATTCCCCTCCTTCTTGGACAGGCTCTGGCCCTCACCGTTGGAGCGTCCATTCCTCCTCTCTGCAGCCTCGTTGCTCAGGTCGGGGGGGACCGGGTGAAGGTCGTGCAGCTTGTTCCCAATGGAGCCAATCCCCACACCTACGAGCCTACTCCTTCAGACGTTGCCAGGGTAGCACAGGCTGAGGCTTTTTTCCTCATCGGTCTTGGCTTTGATTCCTACCTTGAGAAAATCATCAAGGCGGCAAGGGGGGAGAAAGCACCGGTGTTCTACGTGTCTTCTGGACTCGAACTCCTTGCAGAAGGAGGAGAGCACAAGGAAGCGAATCCCCACGTCTGGCTTTCCCTGCGGAATGCCCAGAAGATTCTCGAGAATATTGCCCAAAGTCTTGCGCTCCTTGATCCCGAGGGGGAAAGATTGTACAAGGAGAATGCCCAAAAATACGCCCAAGTCCTCGGGGAACTCGATGCTCGATTTGCGAAAGAGTTCTCTTCCCTCCCTTCTTGTTCCTTTGTGGCTACCCATGCCTCGTTGAGTTACCTCGCTCGAGACTATGGACTCCTCGAGGTTGGGATTCTTGAGAAAGCCCCAGGATATGAGCCCACACCAAGGGAGCTTGCGGAACTCGTAACCCTCATGAAGGAAAAGAATACTCGGGTTATCGTCGTTGAGCCCCAGTTCAGTACCAAGGCGGCTCAGGTCCTCGCGAAAGAGGCAGAAGCTGTCCTTGTCTTTTTCGACCCCCTGGGAAGCTTCCCCGACACCCCCTACCACGTTCTCATGGAGGAAAACCTCAGAAAGTTCGTTGAAGCTCTGAGAAATACCAGAAATGGCGAATCCGGTCATTGAAATCCGAAATCTTTCCTTCGCCTACGAAGGGACTCCGGTACTCGAGGACGTCTCCTTGGTGGTCGAGCAAGGAGAATTCGTCGCCCTCATCGGACCAAACGGAGCGGGGAAAACAACCCTTCTCAAAATCATCCTTGGGCTTTTGCCGGTGCAGAAAGGCGAGGTTCTCGTCTTTGGGAGACCTCCCAAGGACCTGGGAAAATTTCGCCATCGCATCGGATACGTTCCCCAGCTTCCTCACTTCGACCCTTACTTCCCCATTACCCTGCGAGAGTTCGTACTCACGGGAAGATACGGGCTCATTGGGGTGGGGAAAAGGCCTAAGAGAGCTGACTGGGAAGCGGTCGAAAAAGCCCTCGAGGTAGTTCATCTTGAGGATTTGGGAGAGAAACTTTTAGGAGAGCTTTCAGGAGGGCAAAGGCAACGGGCCCTCATCGCCCGAGCCCTGAGCACAAATCCGGAAGTCCTCCTCTGCGACGAACCCACCACTGCCGTAGACCCCAAAGGCAGCGAGAGCTTCTACGAGCTCCTTTTGCGGTTGAAAGAGGAGGGGAAAACCATCCTCATCGTCTCTCACGATGTGGGGGTTGTGGCACAGTATGCCGACAGCATCGCCTGTCTGAATCGGACCATTTTCTGCCATCGAAGGCCTGAGGAGGTTATCTCTGAGGAAATGCTTGAAGCCCTCTACGGCAAAGAAGCGGCTTTCTTCCACCACGGGGAAATTCCCCACATCGTGGTCCGGAGAGAGCGTGGGGAGCAATGAGCATCCTGAGCCTCGGCTTCATGCAGCGGGCTTTCCTTGCAGGATGCCTTGTGGGGACACTCTGCGCTCTCGTGGGGGTTTTCGTGGTCCTCAAGCGCTTATCCTTCATGGGGGCAGGGATATCCCATGCCGCTTTTGGGGGTGTGGCCCTCGGGTACGTCCTCGGAATAAACCCTACCCTTTCGGCTTTTTTCTTCTGTATCCTCGCAAGCCTTGGCATAGCTGTCCTCTCGAGACACCGACGCCTCAAAGAGGACACCCTCATCGGCATCGTTTTTGCAAGCACCATGGCCTTGGGGGCATTCCTCATTGGAGTGGGGAGGATACGAAATGTGGACCTCTTCGGGTACCTTTTCGGCAACATCCTTGCCATCACAAGAGAAGACCTCCTCTTTGCCCTTGTTACAACTTCAGTGGTCCTTGTCCTCCTTTTCGCCTTCTACAAAGAATTCCTCATCGCTACCTTAGACCCTGAAGGAGGAAAGGCAAGTGGTGTTCCTACCGAAGCCTTCTCGTACCTTCTTGTGGTGCTTGTGGCGGCAGTGGTTGTGGTAACCATGCGGCTTGTGGGGATTGTGCTTGCCTCGGCTCTCCTTGTGCTTCCTGCGGCAACCGCCCTCCAGAGAGCGCGAACCGTGCCTCAGGTCATGCTCTTTGCCCTTTTTGACGGCATCGCCATATCGCTTGGGGGACTCTTCCTTGCGTACCTTCTCGATGCTCCCGCGGGGGCGACGATTGTTCTCATCGGAACAGGGGTGTTCTTGGGGGTTTCTATTTCTTCTTCATTTCCCAGGCGAGGATAATGGCCTCGGCAACTTCCTTCATGCTCTTTTGCTTATTCATGCTGTAGCGCTGGATTCGGCGATACGCCTCTTCTTCAGTCAGCCCGTACTCCTGCATGAGGATACCCTTGGCCCGCTCAATCTTTTTGCGGCTCTCAAGTTCCTCCTTCACCAGCTCACTCTCCATGAGGAGGCGATGGTTCTCGATGACAATTGCCGCCTGATTGGCTATGGCGGTGAGGAGTTTGATTTCCTCTTCGGTGAAATCCCGGGGCTCAGAGGTGTAGAGATTGAGAACACCGATGACCCTCCCTCGAACGACGAGGGGTAAGCTCACAAGAGAAGCAAGTCCTTCTTTTTCGGCGATGTCCTTGTTCACGTAGCGAGGGTCTTTTTTCACGTCGTACACGATGATAGGGCGCCGCTCGAGTGCCGCAAGCCCTGCAATGCCCTCTCCAAGACGAAGCGGAGGCTTCCGGTTGTACGCTTCGCTCACCGATTGGGTGGCCTTCACCTCGAGGAGTTTTTTCTTCTCGTCAAGGAGCATGAGTGAACAGATGTTTGAGCCCATAACCTGAGCGGTAATGGTGACGATGAGGCGCAGGATATCCTCAAAGTAGAGATCCGAGGTGATGAGCTCACTGATACGGGCTAAGGCCTCAATTTTCTCCCGCATGGGCTTCCACCTGGTATAATGGGAGTAAGCTTTGGTTTCCATTGTACCATCTCTGTCAACAAGCGGGGTGAAAGAAATGCCGAAGCTCTTTGGAACTTTTGGCATACGGCGCGTCGCAAACGAAGCCCTGACTCCCGAGATGGCCACAAGACTCGCCCTGAGCTTTGGAACCTTCATTGAAGGGGAAAGCGTAGTTGTGGGACGTGATGCCCGAAAGCACAGCGAAATGCTCTACAACGCCGTCGTTGCCGGGTTTCTCTCCGCAGGGTGCCAGGTGGTGGAACTCGGGGTTACGGCAACGCCGGCCCTCCAGTGGGCTTGCCGGGAATGGCAGATGTGGGGGGCGATGGTCACAGCAAGCCACAACCCTCCTGAGTGGAACGGCATCAAGTTCATGGAGAAAAGCGGCAAGGGCCTCGATCGGGAAAAGGAAGTGGAAGTTGAGCGCATCTTCTTTGCCGAGACCTTTCGTCGAGCCTCCTGGTCTGAAATCCGTCAGGAAACCCTGAAGCGGGATATCCGCTGGGACTACATTGCTGCCATCATATCCCGCGTCGACAGCACAGCTATCCGAAAGAAAAACTTCCGCGTTGTTCTTGACTGTGCTAATGGTGCTCCCTCCCTCATCACGCCCTACCTTCTCTCGGAGTTGGGATGCCGTGTCGTGAGCCTCAATGCGCATCCTGATGGGAACTTCCCGGGAAGGAATCCCGAACCCACTCCCGAAAACCTTAAGGATATCACCACTCTCATTCGTCATGGTGACTTCGATCTCGGCTTTGCCCAGGATGGTGATGGAGACCGGCTCATCGTGATTACCGAAAAGGGGGAATTCGTACCCGGGGACTTGAGTGTGAGCCTCGTTGCTCGGGAACTCGCAGCGCGACCCATCCCTGGTCCCATCGTGACAACGGTTGCCACCACCCACATTCTCCAGGAGATTGCTCGGGCCACCAACCGTGAGGTCATCACCACCGCCGTAGGGGACCTCGTGGTGGCAAAGGCTCTCCAGGAACACGGAGGAATCTTTGGCTGCGAGGAGAACGGCGGAATGATTTTCCCGGATTTCGTCTGGGGGCGAGATGGTGCAATGGCTGCGGCGTTCATCCTCCATATCCTTGCCACCCGGGAGAAACCCCTGAGTGAGCTTTTAAAAGAGCTTCCACCATACTACCAGGTCAAGAAGAAAGTTGCCATTGATCCTGAGAAAAGGGATGTCGTGCTCCAGGCGGTAGACAAAGCCACGGCCCAAGAAAAGAACCGCATAACCATTGATGGCTTTAAAGTCATCTTTGAAGATGGGAGCTGGGTTCTTGTCCGACCTTCAGGAACCGAACCCCTCATTCGGGTCTTTGCAGAAGCAAAAGAAAAGGAAAGGGCAGAAGCTCTGGTTTCCAAGTACCTCGGCCTCATCGAAAAAGCCCAAAAGTGAGGTAATGCCTCACTTTTGGGCTACGTACATGAGGTAGTAGGCATTTGATTTTCGTTCTGAACCGATGGTTGTTTCCGGGCCATGGCCGGGGAGAACCAGGACTTGATCGTCAAAACGGGCAAAGAGGCGTTCTAAACTTGCGATGAGTTCTCGGAATGACCCCCCAGGGAGATCCGTCCGGCCCACAGACCCGAAAAAGAGCGTATCCCCGCTGAAGAGCCACATGGTCTCGGGGAAAAAGAGGCAGATGCTCCCCGGGGTGTGTCCGGGAGTCGCGATAACCTCAACCCGGGTATCCCCAAAGAGAAAATGCGCCGTCTCGCCCTGGAAGAGGAGATCCGGAAGGGGTGAAACGAAAGGACGGGAAACTTCCTCTGAGAGATTCAGGTCCGGACGCGAGAGGTACACCAGATCCCCATCGTGAATGGCCAGAACCGCCGAAGGAAAGGCCTCTTTGAAGAAAGCGTTCCCTCCGATGTGGTCAATATGGCCATGGGTATTCACGATAAAGGTAACCGAAAGACCCTGCGCTTCTATCCACTCTTTGAGCTCCAAAGAAGGTGAGGCAGGGTCAAGGAGAATGGCTTCCTTACCGTTGTGGATGACGTAGCAGTTGGTGGCGAAATCCCCAAGGACGAAACGCTCAAAGGCAAGCTTCATTTTCTCCTCCTTTCCTTGCTCTCAAGAAGGATTGTGACCGGGCCGTCGTTCACAAGCTCTACTTCCATAAAGGCACCGAAAATTCCGCTTGCCACTGGAACTCCTTCTTCTTGCAAGCGGCGCAAGAACTCCTCATAGTAGTGCCTCGCCATATCCGGAGGCGCTGCTTCGTCAAAGCTCGGACGCAATCCCCGGCGACAGTCCCCATAGAGGGTGAACTGAGATACACAGAGCACGGCCCCCTGAACATCGAGGAGACTCCGGTTCATCTTCCCCTCCTCGTCCTCAAAAACCCGAAGGCGCGGAATTTTCCGCACCATGAACTCGAGGTCCTTTTCCGTGTCGTCCTTCCCAACCCCAAGGAAGACCAAAAGTCCCTGGTCAATGGCTCCAACGATTTTCCCATCCACTCGAACAGCAGCTTTTTGAACCCGTTGCACCACGGCCCTCATCGCCCGGAAAAAACTCCTCCCCTCTTCACATTCTGGACATTCGAGACTTTGCGAATCTCTTTGAGTACTCCCTCGAGCTCCTCCCGATTCCTTACGTCCACCACTAAGTGAATGTGGGCAATGTCGCCAACCGTGTGCGCCCGAACAGCCCTGATCTCCACCTGGCAGTTCGCAATAGCCCCAGAAACATCTGCAAGGAGCTTGGGCCGGTCAAGGGCTTCAACCACAATACCGGTGTGGAAATGACCCTCAAGGTCCTCCACCCACTCTGCATCGAGGAAACGGCTCGAGTCCTGGGAAACGAGGTTGGCGCAGTCCTTGCGGTGCACCGTTATTCCTTTCCCCTGGGTGACAAAGGCCACAATCTCATCCCCTGGAATTGGGGCACAGCAGCGAGCCAGGCGAACAACGAGATTGGAAACTCCCTGGACGATAACGCTCTCCTCTTCCCGGAAGGGGTGAACCGCCCCAGATTTTCTCTTCTCCTGGAAGCGCCGACGAATGGAGTAGGGTATAATCCGGTTCACCACGTGCCGAGCGCTGTAGCGTCCTTCCCCTATGGCCACGTAGAGGTCTTCGATGTCCTTCAAGCGTTCCTTCTCAAGAAAGGCATTGAGATTCTCTGTGACAGCGACGTTCTCTTCTGGGGTCAAAGAGTACTTCTCCATTTCCCGGACGAAGAGCTCCCGACCCCGTTCCCGGTTCATTTCCTGGTTTTTCTTCCGAAGGAAAGCCCGAATTTTGCTCCGAGCTGCAGGGGTCTTGGCAATCTTCAGCCAGTCCACACTCGGGCCAGAAGAGGAGCGGGAAGTAATGATTTCCACGATATCTCCGCTTTTGAGCTCGTAGTCCAGAGGAACCATTTTCTTGTTGACCCGGGCTCCCACACAGGTATTGCCAACTTCGGTATGGATGAGGTAGGCAAAATCGATTGGAGTAGACCCTTTGGGGAGCTTCTTCAGGTCCCCCTTGGGAGTAAAGACGTAGACTTCGTCGTCAAAGAGGCTAATCTTCAGGCTCTCCATGAACTCCCGGGTACTCTTCAAATCCTGCTGCCACTCGAGAATCTGCCGAAGCCAAGCCATTCGTTCGTCAAATCCGTCATCCTTGCCCTGGGTTTTCCCTTCCTTGTACTTCCAGTGGGCAGCGATGCCGTATTCTGCAACCTGGTGCATATCCCAGGTCCGAATCTGAATCTCCATCGGGAGCCCCTTAGGCCCGATGACGGTGGTGTGGAGCGACTGGTACATGTTCGATTTGGGAACGGCAATGTAGTCCTTGAAGCGGCCTTCAATGGGGCTCCAGAGAGAATGGACAATGCCCAAAACCGCGTAGCACTCATCGACCGTGCGCACGATGACCCGCAGGGCGATGAGGTCTGGCAGGTCCTCAAGGGTGAGGTTCTGACGGCGGAGTTTGTTGTAGATGCTGTAGATGTGCTTGAAGCGACTCTGAATTTCTCCCTCGATTCCTGCCCGCTTGAGACGAGCCGCAAGCTGCTCTTTGGCTTCCTCAATCTGCGCTTCTCGCTCGGCCCTCAGCCGCTCTATCCCCTGCTGAATGGCACAGTAAGCTTCGGGGTCAAGGAAAAAGAGGGAGAGGTTCTCAAGTTCCACCTGGAGAGCGTACATCCCTAAGCGGTGCGCTATGGGAGCGAAAATCTCAAGAGTCTCCCGGGCAATTTCCTCTTTTTTTTGCCGGTTCTGGTACTTGAGCGTTCGCATGTTGTGGAGCCGATCGGCGAGCTTGATGATGATGACCCGGACATCCTCGGCCATGGCGAGGAAAAGTCGTCGGTAATTCTCGACTTGCGTTTCCTCCTTAGAAGAGTACGAGAAACCAACGTTGAGTTTCGTGACTCCTTGGACAAGGCGGGTGACTTCCTCCCCAAATTCCCTCTGGAGGTCCTCTGGGGTGAGACTCTCGTTGTCCTCAAGGACGTCGTGCAAAAGCGCAGCGGCAATAGTTGCTTCATCCATCCGGAGATCCGCCACGATATGGGCAACCGAAAGAGGATGCACAAAGAAAGGCTCCCCCGAAAGCCTCGTTTGCCCCGCGTGGGCCTGGAGAGCAAAAGTGTACGCCCGGGTAACGAGATCTCGGTCGAAGTCAGGGTGGTAGGAGGAGATTTTGGCAAGGAGTGTCTCGAGACTCTCCCTTTCCTCTATCCCACCTGGCTCATCCATCTCACCCCTACAGCTTCACCAGGGAAACAACGGGATACTTTGCAAGCCGTTCCCTTCCCCGAAGGGCTTCAAGCTCTATAACAAAACCGATTCCCACAATATTTCCTCCCAGTTCCTCCACCATCTCACACACCGCTTTCGTCGTTCCCCCTGTGGCGAGCAAATCATCCACCACAACTACCCGCTGCCCAGCCTCGATGGCATCTCTGTGAATTTCAAGAGTCGCCGAACCGTACTCAAGCTGGTACGTCTTAGCTAACGTCTCTGCAGGGAGCTTCCCTTTCTTTCGCACCGGAACAAAGCCGCACTCAAGAAGGTACGCAACCGGTGCCCCAATGATGAAACCCCGAGCCTCAATCCCCACCACAAGTTCAGGATGAGCTGGGCGCAGGGCTTCTGCAAGACGATGGATTGCTTCCCGAAACGCCTCCTTCCTCTTGAGGAGCGTCGTGATGTCCTTGAACTGAATTCCTGGAGTGGGAAAATCGGGAATATTGCGGATGTACTGGGCAAGATCCACAGCCAATTCAGCCTCCTCACTTTTTAATTCGCCAGTCATGTACCTTAAGGTAAAAGGCGTCCTCTCCTCCGTTGTGCACCTCAAAGGCAAAATCTGCAAGAGAACTCCCACAGAGTTCTTCCATTCGACCACTCCCCTCGAAAACCACCGCTTCCTGGTACTCTTTTCCCTGGCGAAGGAGCAAACGAAGGTGGTTCCCCTTCCGCCCCCACGCCCACCGCCGCTCGAGCACCACGTTCAGCGTAGCCAAGAGGGGATTGGGATTCTTCTCTCCAAAGGGCTTGAGCTTCTCCCAGAAGGAAAGGAACCGCCCATCAATGTCTCGAAGCCCCACCACCGCATCCACAACAAGCCCCTGGGAAAGGGAAATTTCGCATATCCTCCGCGCAAAGAGCTCGTTGAGGCGCTTTCGGAAAAGCGGTATGTGTTCTGTCCGAATTTTCACCCCTGCTGCCATCTCGTGCCCACCATATCGGACAAGAAGGGAAGAACACTCCTTAAGTGCTTCAAGGAGATTGAAGCCCTCTACGCTCCTTCCCGAGCCTACGGCGACCTCCCCTACTTCCCCCAGGACGATAACCGGTCGCAGGAGCCTCTCGCTCAAGCGAGAGGCTACAATTCCCAAAACCCCAATGTTCCAGCCTTTCCCAGAGAGAACCACAATTGCATCCTCAAGGAAAACCTGTTTCTCAGGGTCTGTAAGAATGTCCCTGAACACCCGTTCCTCTTCTTCCTGCCGCTTGCTGTTCAAAGCGTTCAAGCGCCTCGCATGGACCAGGGCTTCCTCAGGATGGTCACAGAGGAGAAGATCAAGAGCAACCTTTGGGTGATCCACTCTCCCTGCAGCGTTGATTCGGGGAGCAAGAATGAAACCCACACTATCAGCGCTCACCGGGCGTCCCCCAATACCGGAGGCCTCACAGAGTGCCCGCACCGGAAGAGAAGGGTTCCT
This region includes:
- the recJ gene encoding single-stranded-DNA-specific exonuclease RecJ, whose translation is MEKRWRIRRVNEAHLRRLMRELSLPSAAARILLNRGITTPEDGKRFLEPSLRSLDGLFDLPGIHGAVSLVERAIRQGSQILIFGDYDVDGLTGSAILARFLRRFNESVEVYVPSRFLEGYGLTKEAVDRIVARKQSSLLVIAVDCGIRDTEGARILKAHGAGLIVLDHHFPDPLHYPEADAIVSTWDFGGNRVSLLSGAGLALLFVRALALHLGVTRDPAEEYLDLACLGTVGDAVPLLGENRVIAKYGLEILNRNPSLPVRALCEASGIGGRPVSADSVGFILAPRINAAGRVDHPKVALDLLLCDHPEEALVHARRLNALNSKRQEEEERVFRDILTDPEKQVFLEDAIVVLSGKGWNIGVLGIVASRLSERLLRPVIVLGEVGEVAVGSGRSVEGFNLLEALKECSSLLVRYGGHEMAAGVKIRTEHIPLFRKRLNELFARRICEISLSQGLVVDAVVGLRDIDGRFLSFWEKLKPFGEKNPNPLLATLNVVLERRWAWGRKGNHLRLLLRQGKEYQEAVVFEGSGRMEELCGSSLADFAFEVHNGGEDAFYLKVHDWRIKK
- a CDS encoding adenine phosphoribosyltransferase; translated protein: MDLAQYIRNIPDFPTPGIQFKDITTLLKRKEAFREAIHRLAEALRPAHPELVVGIEARGFIIGAPVAYLLECGFVPVRKKGKLPAETLAKTYQLEYGSATLEIHRDAIEAGQRVVVVDDLLATGGTTKAVCEMVEELGGNIVGIGFVIELEALRGRERLAKYPVVSLVKL
- a CDS encoding bifunctional (p)ppGpp synthetase/guanosine-3',5'-bis(diphosphate) 3'-pyrophosphohydrolase, with amino-acid sequence MSSYHPDFDRDLVTRAYTFALQAHAGQTRLSGEPFFVHPLSVAHIVADLRMDEATIAAALLHDVLEDNESLTPEDLQREFGEEVTRLVQGVTKLNVGFSYSSKEETQVENYRRLFLAMAEDVRVIIIKLADRLHNMRTLKYQNRQKKEEIARETLEIFAPIAHRLGMYALQVELENLSLFFLDPEAYCAIQQGIERLRAEREAQIEEAKEQLAARLKRAGIEGEIQSRFKHIYSIYNKLRRQNLTLEDLPDLIALRVIVRTVDECYAVLGIVHSLWSPIEGRFKDYIAVPKSNMYQSLHTTVIGPKGLPMEIQIRTWDMHQVAEYGIAAHWKYKEGKTQGKDDGFDERMAWLRQILEWQQDLKSTREFMESLKISLFDDEVYVFTPKGDLKKLPKGSTPIDFAYLIHTEVGNTCVGARVNKKMVPLDYELKSGDIVEIITSRSSSGPSVDWLKIAKTPAARSKIRAFLRKKNQEMNRERGRELFVREMEKYSLTPEENVAVTENLNAFLEKERLKDIEDLYVAIGEGRYSARHVVNRIIPYSIRRRFQEKRKSGAVHPFREEESVIVQGVSNLVVRLARCCAPIPGDEIVAFVTQGKGITVHRKDCANLVSQDSSRFLDAEWVEDLEGHFHTGIVVEALDRPKLLADVSGAIANCQVEIRAVRAHTVGDIAHIHLVVDVRNREELEGVLKEIRKVSNVQNVKRGGVFSGR